A genomic stretch from Rubripirellula reticaptiva includes:
- a CDS encoding MazG nucleotide pyrophosphohydrolase domain-containing protein: MSSIPSPADELSVADLQRHIHKMYFDKDVARGVDGTFMWLMEEVGELASALRGNDKENLAEEFADVIAWLATIANVAGVDLNAALVAKYGHGCPGCKRLVCECPDSEKP; encoded by the coding sequence ATGTCCTCAATACCCAGCCCGGCCGACGAATTGTCGGTTGCCGATCTGCAGCGGCACATTCACAAAATGTACTTTGATAAGGACGTCGCCCGGGGCGTCGACGGCACATTTATGTGGTTGATGGAAGAAGTTGGCGAATTGGCGTCAGCGCTGCGGGGCAACGACAAAGAGAACTTGGCCGAGGAATTTGCCGACGTGATTGCCTGGCTGGCGACGATTGCCAATGTCGCGGGCGTCGACTTGAACGCTGCTTTGGTCGCAAAATACGGTCATGGTTGCCCCGGCTGCAAACGGTTGGTGTGCGAATGCCCCGATTCGGAAAAGCCTTGA
- a CDS encoding sulfotransferase family protein: protein MTAPLPPQSSAKKADFHRYPFYSPRFWHGMRPATWWGLLKNGHFRIHPTRYGILIGVTLATPVNTILAGLQWLIFRGKLSNAEMHGPPVFIVGHWRSGTTLLHELMVRDERLSSPSTFQCFAPHHFLISQWFFQRFAGWLLPGKRPMDNMAAGWDRPQEDEFALLTLGLPSPYRRIAFPNEGPTDMDYLDFEGVPEADVKKWLASLRQFLLRVSTSTGRPLIIKSPTHTGRVARLAREFPDAKFIHITRDPRALFPSTVRLWKGLDDVQALQHPSEEGLGQYVIDCFNRMYASFHRDRDQIPTGRLIDIRYEDLIADPTKTLESIYQTLHLSDFDAVRPDIENWVETEHRGYKTNQHQHDPEIETLIRKDWAEYFDRYGY from the coding sequence ATGACAGCTCCCCTGCCCCCGCAAAGCTCGGCCAAGAAAGCTGACTTTCATCGCTATCCGTTCTATTCACCGCGTTTTTGGCACGGGATGAGGCCAGCCACGTGGTGGGGGCTGCTGAAAAACGGGCATTTTCGGATTCATCCGACGCGATATGGGATCCTAATCGGCGTCACTTTGGCGACGCCCGTCAATACGATTCTGGCCGGACTGCAATGGTTGATTTTTCGGGGAAAGCTGTCCAATGCTGAAATGCACGGCCCGCCGGTATTCATCGTCGGCCACTGGCGCAGCGGGACGACGTTGTTGCACGAGCTAATGGTCCGCGATGAGCGACTGAGCAGCCCGTCGACGTTTCAGTGCTTCGCCCCCCACCATTTTCTGATCTCGCAATGGTTCTTTCAGCGGTTCGCCGGTTGGTTGCTTCCCGGCAAGCGACCGATGGACAACATGGCGGCCGGTTGGGATCGCCCCCAAGAAGATGAATTCGCACTGCTGACCCTGGGTTTGCCATCACCCTATCGCCGGATTGCGTTCCCGAACGAGGGACCAACCGACATGGACTACTTGGATTTCGAGGGAGTCCCCGAAGCGGACGTGAAAAAGTGGCTGGCAAGCCTCAGACAGTTCCTGTTGAGGGTCAGCACTTCGACAGGCCGCCCGCTGATCATCAAAAGCCCCACGCACACCGGCCGGGTCGCCAGACTTGCCCGCGAGTTCCCCGATGCCAAGTTCATCCACATCACGCGAGACCCGCGTGCCCTGTTTCCCTCAACGGTGCGATTGTGGAAAGGACTCGACGACGTGCAGGCTCTCCAGCACCCTAGCGAAGAAGGACTCGGCCAGTACGTGATTGATTGCTTCAACCGAATGTACGCTTCCTTCCACCGCGACCGAGATCAAATCCCCACCGGTCGGTTGATCGACATTCGATACGAAGACTTGATCGCCGATCCCACCAAGACGCTCGAAAGCATTTACCAAACATTGCACCTGAGCGACTTCGATGCGGTTCGTCCAGACATCGAAAACTGGGTCGAGACTGAACACCGCGGCTACAAAACCAACCAACACCAACATGACCCGGAAATCGAAACGTTGATTCGAAAAGACTGGGCTGAGTACTTTGATCGATACGGCTACTAA